In a genomic window of Rhododendron vialii isolate Sample 1 chromosome 12a, ASM3025357v1:
- the LOC131310145 gene encoding leucoanthocyanidin reductase-like produces MTVSTCIASGGAAKSQRVLIIGATGFIGQFIAEASLSGGRPTYLLARSSSSHAKTMKVLQDKGAMIIHGVMKDEELMEKILKENEIDIVISAVGGENILDQLNLVRAINSVGTIKRFLPSEFGHDVDRADPVEPGLTMYKEKRKVRRLTEELGIPYTYICCNSIASWPYYDNTHPSEVLPPLDEFQIYGDGTVKAYFVAGSDIGKFTIKAADDIRTLNKQLHFRPTCNYLNINELASLWEKKIGRSLPRVTVSEDDLLAAAAANIIPQSVVASFTHDIFIRGCQINFSIDGPKEVEVCDLYPDESFKTVEDCFEDYMIRVDDTSKGEVANGIVAQNHVVDALPITAMCA; encoded by the exons ATGACTGTGTCAACTTGTATTGCTAGTGGTGGTGCGGCCAAGAGCCAGAGGGTCCTGATAATTGGAGCCACTGGGTTCATTGGTCAGTTCATTGCTGAAGCTAGTTTAAGTGGTGGTCGGCCCACTTATCTTCTTGCCCGGTCTAGCTCTTCTCATGCCAAAACTATGAAAGTTCTCCAAGACAAAGGGGCCATGATCATACAT GGTGTTATGAAGGATGAAGAGTTAATGGAAAAGATACTAAAGGAGAATGAGATCGATATAGTTATATCAGCTGTTGGTGGTGAGAATATCTTGGACCAGCTCAACCTTGTCCGTGCCATCAATTCGGTTGGAACCATCaag AGGTTCTTGCCATCGGAGTTTGGGCATGACGTTGACAGGGCGGATCCGGTGGAGCCGGGTCTAACAATGTATAAAGAGAAGCGGAAGGTTCGACGGTTGACAGAGGAGTTGGGGATTCCCTACACCTATATCTGCTGCAACTCCATTGCTTCCTGGCCCTACTACGACAACACTCATCCCTCCGAAGTCCTGCCTCCGTTGGATGAGTTCCAAATATACGGTGACGGAACCGTCAAAG CTTATTTTGTTGCGGGCTCTGATATCGGAAAATTTACAATCAAAGCTGCTGATGATATTCGTACTTTGAACAAACAACTTCATTTCCGACCAACGTGCAATTATCTGAATATAAATGAACTTGCATCTTTGTGGGAGAAAAAAATTGGTCGAAGCCTCCCTAGGGTTACAGTCTCAGAAGATGATCTACTAGCTGCAGCAGCAG CGAATATCATCCCCCAAAGTGTCGTTGCATCTTTCACCCACGACATATTTATTAGGGGGTgccaaattaatttttcaattgatgGTCCTAAGGAAGTTGAAGTGTGCGATCTCTACCCAGATGAATCATTCAAAACCGTCGAAGATTGCTTCGAAGATTATATGATTCGTGTTGATGACACAAGCAAAGGCGAAGTCGCCAATGGAATCGTCGCGCAAAACCATGTTGTTGATGCGCTGCCAATCACAGCAATGTGCGCTTGA